The Oscillatoria acuminata PCC 6304 genomic interval CTATCCTGTGCCATTGCAAGGGACGGATACAGCGGGAGAATGGGTAGCAGGTGTGCGATATCGCGCCCGCAAAGTAGCAACAGGACTACATCCGGCGATCGACCCTCATGTTCCCTTAGTGTTTGATATCGTGGATACTTGGCAGGGGCGATCGCTCGGAGGTTGTACTTACTACGCCGAACATCCGGGCGGTGTAGAGTGGAACAGCTTTCCCCTCAACTCCCGAGAAGCTCATAGCCGACTAATCACCCGCTTTGTTCCCTTGGGACATACTCCGGGCGAGATTGAATTGCGATCGGTTTTACCCAGTCGGGAATATCCTCTCACCTTGGATTTGCGGAGGGTGTAGGGAGGACTGGGGGTGAGGCGGGGAACCCCTCCCTAACCCTCCCCTAAGAGGGGAGGGAACCGGATGTGAGGCGGGGGACCCCTCCCTAACCCTCCCCTAAGAGGAGAGGGGACCGGATGTGAGGCGGGGAACCCCTCCCTAACCCTCCCCTTGCCAAGGGGAGGGGACCGGATGTGAGGCGGGGAACCCCTCCCTAACCCTCCCCTTGCCAAGGGGAGGGGACCGGACCCCTGCTGAGATTATGTATAATCCCCTCTTCTCCTCGTGTCATGGCTCCGCCGTGACACGGGCCTTTTGCGGCTCTGCCGCTTAATAACCTTTATCCGAAATATTACCTCACTTTGGATTAAAATAATATAAAAATGACTAGGAAACCGCCTCAATCCCCAGTCTTAAATCCCCAGCAAAGTATTACCAAACCCCTTCACTTTCTACAAGGTACTGTCTTCCAAATGAGATTCCAATTGATCAGTCCTCACCTCCGTCAGCCGAATTTGACAGATATTAAACCCCGCATTTCCCCCACCACTGCGCTCAAATTCACAGAGGGAATCGCGATATTGAATCCAATCTAATTGTGCCGTTCTTAACTGTTCTTTGCGGTTTCCAGAGAGTTCCCGCATCACCTGCTGATAGACAACATTGAGGCGGTTATCAGCCGCTTGATAACTTTCTCCTCGCGCTGGGGGAATTTGACCCCGACGATACTGAGAAAGCTCAGAGTTTCTAATGTCCGTTAAATTTGCTAAACAGCCCGATCGCAGCATGGGTTGCATCGATCCCCCTTCGGCTAAACTGCTGTAAAATTCACATTCAGAATCGCGAAACGTAATCCAAGCGCGTTGTGCCGTAACTAATTGTTGCCGCCTGCTATTGGACAGTTGCGGGATGAGCGCTTGATAAAGTTGATTCAGTTGGCGATCGCTCGTTTGCCACCGTTGTCCCGCACAAGCATTCATTTCCCCTTGAGTTTGGGGATTGTTGCAATTGAGTCGAGGTTGAGCAACTGCACTGGGTTGGTTACATCCAGGGGCGATCGCCATCAATCCCGCCAGTCCGAGTCCTCCCACCCCACGCCAAACCTGATCTAGAGTTATAGTTTTCATCTTGGGTTAATTCTCCTTATTTTATTGCTAATTGTATCGTGAGTCTACCCTCCTCAATCTGAACCATCACCCCATCACATTCAACCTATACGAACTCTGATTATACCAGTTTTCGGGAGTTGTAGAGACTACCCTAAATCCTGAAATCAAAAAAAACACAAATCAGGATAGAGAAACTCATGAGATGCTAAGTGACTCTATTTTTATTAAAACCGCCATTTTCCTCCCTTCTATTGACATTAGATTCTAGGCTATGGCATAATGTTTTGTTAACGTCGCTAAAATCTCCGTATTTTCCACAATACCGGAAAATAAAAGGATACAACCCCTACTGAGTCCCTTGACCAGAGGAAAAGGCATGGCATTGGCTTAACAGGTATTGAGGGAAAAAAGGGATGATTTTAAGTTGCTCAGATTAAACCCAAGGACAACCTCATCGGCAATCGAGAGGGGGACAACTTCCTTACAGGAGTAGGTTGAGAGGGACCACCACAATCAAGGGGTGACCCCTTGAATTTACCTAAATTTCTAGTCAAGTTTTGTTGTGTATCTAACTCATTTCCGTCATTATGAATCATACCATCAGGGCGATCGCCTCTCTACTGTTGCTTTCCTATCTAACCGGAATTGCTAAATCTTCCCTCGCCCAACCCATTACTCCCGCCGCCGATGGCACTGGCACCATTGTCACCCCAGAAGCACAACAATTTAATATTGAAGGGGGACAACTCTCCAAAGATGGTGCAAATTTATTCCATAGTTTTGAACAATTTGGACTCGATGCCGGACAAGTTGCCAACTTTCTCTCCAACCCCGACATTCAAAACATTTTAGGACGCATCACCGGGGGAGATGCCTCCATCATTAACGGATTAATTCAACTCACCGGCGGCAACTCCAACCTCTACTTAATGAACCCTGCCGGGATATTATTTGGACCCAACGCTCAATTAAATGTCCCTGCCGACTTTTTCGCCACCACTGCCACGGGAATCGGATTTAATCAAGGCAATTGGTTTAATGCAGTCGGAGATAACCAATGGTCCAACCTAGTCGGAACCCCCTCACAATTTACCTTTTCCACCCTCCAACCCGGTGCGATTATTAACCAAGGCAACTTAACCCTAGAACCGGGTCAAAACCTCACCCTATTAGGAGGAACTCTCCTCAACAGCGGCACTTTGTCTGCGCCAGGAGGCAATATAACCATTGCGTCGGTTCCCGGAGAGAGTGTCGTCCGAATTTCTCAAGAGAATCATCTGTTAAGTTTAGACATCAGAACCGGCATATCAGGACTGGAATTTCCCACCCCCCAATCCTTACCCGAATTGCTCACAGGTCCCGGCGCAACTCATGCCAATCAAGTTACGGTTAACCCGGATGGCAGCGTGCAGTTATCGGGTTCAAGAATAAGCATCGAGACGCAACCGGGAGATAGTCTAGTTTCGGGGAATATTAACGCATCCCAAGGACAAGTTTCAATAGTAGGAAATCGTGTTGCCGTCATCAATGCCGATATCAACGCATCGGGAAACAATGGCGGGGGGACTATCCTCATCGGTGGCGATCAACGAGGTCAAGGAACCATCCCGAATGCCTTACAAACCTTTATTAGTGATGACTCCACCATTGCTGCCGATGCCACGGAATTCGGTGATGGCGGACGGGTCATTATATTTGCAGAAGAAACCGCCCAAATTTATGGAGAAATTAGCGCCCAAGGGGGTATTTTAGGGGGAAATGGCGGGTTTATAGAAACCAGTGGATTAGAATTTTTAGAAGTAACCACCGTTCCCAATGCTCGCCCAACTTGTCCGAATCCTCCCACCTGCGGAATGGGTGGGGAATGGTTAATCGACCCCAATAATATCGAAATTGTAGCCGGGTGGGGAAATGTCAATATTAGCAATACAAATCCCTTTACCACGATAGGAGATACCGCCCAACTGGGGGCTAATTTAATTGTAGCAGCCCTAACAGGGGGAAATCAATCTGTCACCATTGAAACCGGGAATGGGGGGACACAAGAGGGGAATATTACCGTCACTGCGCCCATTATTTATAATGGAACCGGCCAAAATAATACCCTAATTTTGAATGCCCATAACAATATTATTGTCAATGGTAGTATTATAACGGTTACTCCTGAGTTAGATTCTTTAAATCTGGTTTTAAATGCTGATATTGATAATGCCAATGGGGGTGGAATAGCCATTAACAATGCGGTGATTAATACCGGAGGTGGGAATTTCACCGCCACAGGACGGGGAGGATTAGGGAATCGTGATGGAATTCAGATTACGAATAGTATCATCAATGCTGCCGGGGGTAATATCCAACTTACGGGAACCGGATTTAATGGAGCAATTGGCGGCGATTTCCACAATGGGATTCTAATTTATGAAGGCAGTCGGATAGAAACGACCGGAAATGGGACGATCGCCTTGAATGGCACTGGGGGAACAGGGAGCAACTGGAATACTGGGCTATCTGTTGAAAATACCACCCTTTCTGCGAATGCCGATATTACCCTAACTGGAAAGGGGGGTGATGGGGTAAACTCTAACGTAGGAATATTTGGAAATGGGGTAACTATCCGCTCAGAAAATGGAAATATTCGCATCATGGGTACTGGAGGAAATAGCACAGGAGAATACAACGCCGGTATCAATATTCAAAATAATAGCCGCCTAGAATCTTTAGGGGGGATGATTATTTTAGAGGGGTTGGGGGTTAACGGAACCGACTGGATTGGCGGAATATTAATCGGTGCATCTACCTTCTCTGCAAATGGAG includes:
- a CDS encoding lysozyme inhibitor LprI family protein; its protein translation is MKTITLDQVWRGVGGLGLAGLMAIAPGCNQPSAVAQPRLNCNNPQTQGEMNACAGQRWQTSDRQLNQLYQALIPQLSNSRRQQLVTAQRAWITFRDSECEFYSSLAEGGSMQPMLRSGCLANLTDIRNSELSQYRRGQIPPARGESYQAADNRLNVVYQQVMRELSGNRKEQLRTAQLDWIQYRDSLCEFERSGGGNAGFNICQIRLTEVRTDQLESHLEDSTL